In Candidatus Epulonipiscium viviparus, one DNA window encodes the following:
- a CDS encoding tripartite tricarboxylate transporter substrate-binding protein, with translation MIKKLLTLFVATTMVISISGCGSDNTESSSGTVRIICPYGVGGTADLIARKYALVAGELFPEKNFIVENMTGGDGFAAATYYTELDPDTTDLLIYGYGVIYRHDLGKEYGTEIVDFDRDEIQPIGIIDDRTWILYSTPGTTVEDVLAKAKNGGIKMSGGNPLSDPHLALGSLIAEEQGKTMVIPYDGGASQKKALTDGEVDVFVGTTQAGKEEVEAGTMEAILSFSIEEFEGFVGPDGKAVEIPTVAGENKHEALRDDVDYSQYILPSGGFIATRAGAPAEWVAEMEEITKAVWNSPEYYEWIEEIMLNKKELYGADAVAYVEEASLIAKGAFETLR, from the coding sequence ATGATTAAAAAGTTATTAACATTGTTTGTTGCGACGACCATGGTGATTTCGATTTCTGGTTGCGGAAGTGACAACACAGAATCGAGCTCTGGTACTGTCAGAATCATTTGTCCATATGGAGTAGGTGGAACTGCGGATCTGATTGCAAGAAAATATGCCTTAGTTGCAGGAGAGCTGTTTCCAGAAAAAAACTTCATCGTGGAAAATATGACTGGCGGCGACGGGTTTGCAGCGGCTACATACTATACAGAACTTGACCCAGATACTACAGATCTATTGATCTATGGATATGGAGTAATCTATAGACACGATTTGGGAAAAGAGTATGGCACAGAGATTGTGGATTTTGATAGAGACGAAATTCAGCCAATCGGAATTATTGATGATAGAACTTGGATCTTATATTCCACTCCTGGAACAACTGTTGAGGATGTATTAGCCAAAGCAAAAAATGGCGGAATAAAAATGTCTGGCGGAAATCCGTTGTCCGACCCGCACTTGGCGTTGGGCTCACTGATTGCAGAAGAACAAGGAAAGACCATGGTAATTCCTTATGACGGGGGCGCTTCACAGAAAAAGGCTTTGACTGATGGTGAGGTTGATGTATTTGTGGGAACCACGCAGGCTGGTAAAGAAGAAGTGGAAGCCGGAACAATGGAAGCGATTTTATCATTTAGTATAGAAGAGTTTGAGGGATTTGTAGGCCCAGATGGAAAGGCTGTTGAGATTCCAACTGTTGCAGGAGAAAATAAGCATGAGGCGCTAAGAGATGATGTGGATTATTCGCAATACATTTTGCCATCGGGTGGATTTATTGCAACTCGTGCGGGAGCGCCTGCAGAATGGGTTGCAGAAATGGAAGAAATTACAAAAGCGGTATGGAATTCGCCGGAATATTACGAATGGATAGAAGAGATTATGCTAAACAAAAAAGAGTTATATGGAGCGGATGCTGTTGCCTATGTAGAAGAGGCGTCGCTAATCGCTAAGGGAGCGTTTGAAACACTGAGATAG
- a CDS encoding tripartite tricarboxylate transporter TctB family protein has protein sequence MKIKTNLWTGIIMGVISAILLIVLPSQVPLPMFDSGAPSPRILPSFAIIGMLIASIILIVQSVVFKQDKIYEFDIKKELPAIIMIGLLCLFAILIIAIGFVAAACIVFPILLFYVGERKPAIYIFTLVSAVAIFYLFRLVLNISLPGFGG, from the coding sequence ATGAAAATAAAAACCAACTTATGGACGGGAATAATTATGGGCGTGATTAGCGCGATACTTTTGATAGTATTGCCTAGTCAGGTGCCGCTGCCTATGTTTGATTCGGGAGCGCCAAGCCCAAGAATTTTACCGTCCTTTGCGATCATTGGAATGCTGATAGCATCTATAATTTTGATAGTTCAGAGCGTTGTGTTTAAACAAGATAAAATTTACGAATTTGATATTAAGAAAGAGTTGCCGGCTATAATTATGATAGGGTTGCTGTGCCTGTTTGCGATATTGATTATAGCAATAGGGTTTGTGGCTGCGGCATGTATTGTGTTCCCGATTTTGCTGTTTTATGTGGGTGAACGCAAGCCGGCAATATATATCTTTACGCTGGTATCTGCAGTTGCAATATTTTATTTGTTTAGATTAGTTTTGAACATTTCGTTGCCGGGATTTGGAGGTTAG
- a CDS encoding tripartite tricarboxylate transporter permease, translating to MGDMDMILAALGQVLSFTNIAVILGGLLLGIIVGCIPGLSVTLGIILLLPLTYSFSSPDTAIISLLAVYVGGMYGGSISAILLNSPGTNSAIATTFDGYPLAQQGKVKKVLDASLFASVFGGIFSALILLFFSSLITKLVGGFASTEYFALAILGISLLAGVSGDNLAKGVISGLLGIFIACIGADAVTGVRRFTFDTETLKFGIDMVPAMIAFIALTQVILKLRDYYVSGGKIDDITKIDNKGLTLVEAKSIVPACLRSSTIASIIGAMPGVGGGVAQFMCYNEVKRTSKTPEKFGKGALEGVAAAEASNNAVVGSAMIPLLTLGIPGDGVTALLLGAFILHGIQPGPTMFTKQGVVAYSIILGTLIANIALIAVGLVCTRAVAKIVQVKYTYLAPIIILFCFAGAFAATGNTKELIITAVLLVVSYIFVILDFSVIPLMLGMILADIMEMNFVTSMMSYDNDMLIFFKRPITAGILVLTVILLVSLIRLNKRINKLNEVQMEEMSHRDLEDVG from the coding sequence ATGGGTGATATGGATATGATTTTAGCAGCCTTAGGGCAAGTACTTAGTTTTACAAATATCGCTGTTATCTTGGGCGGATTACTGTTGGGGATAATAGTAGGGTGCATTCCAGGGCTGAGTGTTACGTTGGGAATAATTTTACTATTGCCTCTAACATATTCTTTTTCTTCTCCTGATACTGCAATAATTTCGCTGCTTGCTGTATATGTTGGAGGAATGTACGGGGGGTCGATCAGTGCGATATTGCTAAACTCGCCGGGCACAAACTCTGCAATAGCCACAACGTTCGATGGATACCCTCTGGCACAACAAGGAAAAGTGAAGAAAGTGTTGGATGCCTCGTTGTTTGCGTCAGTGTTTGGAGGAATTTTCTCAGCTTTGATATTGTTGTTCTTTTCATCATTGATAACAAAATTGGTTGGCGGCTTTGCTTCGACAGAATATTTTGCGTTGGCCATTTTGGGAATTTCGTTGCTAGCAGGAGTGAGTGGCGATAACTTAGCCAAAGGAGTTATATCGGGGTTGCTGGGAATCTTCATTGCGTGTATTGGCGCAGATGCTGTAACCGGAGTTAGGCGATTTACATTTGATACAGAAACGCTAAAGTTTGGTATCGACATGGTCCCAGCGATGATCGCGTTTATTGCGTTGACCCAGGTAATATTAAAATTACGAGATTATTATGTTTCGGGTGGCAAGATCGATGATATAACCAAAATTGATAATAAGGGGTTGACTTTAGTAGAAGCGAAATCGATAGTGCCCGCGTGTTTACGGTCTTCGACTATAGCGTCGATAATTGGAGCCATGCCTGGCGTAGGTGGCGGAGTGGCCCAGTTTATGTGCTATAACGAGGTAAAGCGTACATCGAAGACGCCGGAAAAATTTGGCAAAGGTGCATTAGAGGGCGTTGCAGCAGCGGAGGCAAGTAATAATGCGGTTGTAGGTTCTGCCATGATTCCGTTATTAACGCTAGGAATTCCTGGAGATGGAGTAACGGCGTTGTTATTAGGAGCATTCATTTTGCATGGAATTCAGCCAGGACCTACAATGTTTACAAAGCAAGGCGTTGTGGCGTATAGTATAATACTTGGCACGCTGATAGCCAACATTGCGTTGATAGCGGTGGGGTTGGTTTGTACAAGAGCCGTGGCCAAGATTGTACAAGTGAAATATACGTATCTGGCACCAATAATTATTCTGTTTTGTTTTGCAGGGGCATTTGCCGCAACAGGAAATACAAAGGAGCTGATCATAACCGCAGTTTTGCTAGTAGTTAGCTATATATTTGTAATATTAGACTTTTCGGTTATACCGCTAATGTTGGGAATGATATTAGCAGATATAATGGAGATGAATTTTGTAACAAGCATGATGAGCTATGATAACGATATGCTAATATTTTTCAAGAGACCAATTACGGCCGGAATCTTGGTGTTAACAGTAATATTGCTTGTGTCGTTAATACGTCTAAATAAGCGCATAAATAAGCTAAACGAAGTGCAAATGGAAGAAATGAGCCACAGAGATTTAGAGGATGTTGGATAA
- the glpK gene encoding glycerol kinase GlpK, whose product MQKYIMALDSGTTSNRAILFNEQGEICSIAQKEFTQIFPKPGWVEHNANEIWSTQLGVAVEAMSKIGVLPTQISGIGITNQRETAIVWDKATGEPIYNAIVWQCRRTSEYCDSLKEKGLAETFQKKTGLIIDAYFSATKIKWILDNVAGAREKAENNELLFGTVETWLIWKLTRGAVHVSDFSNASRTMLFNITTLDWDNEILEELDIPRSMLPEVKPSSCIYGESDHQFFGAAIPIGGAAGDQQSALFGQTCFNKGDAKNTYGTGCFMLMNTGNTPVFSKNGLLTTIAWGLDGSVTYALEGSIFVAGASIQWLRDEMRLIDSAADSEYMANKEKDTNGCYVVPAFTGLGAPHWDQYARGTIVGITRGVNKYHIIRATLDSICYQVNDVLAAMKVDSGIELATLKVDGGASANNYLMQSQANIVNVEVERPVCVETTAMGAAYLAGLAVGYWKDKHDVLANWAVDRKFAPNIATDVRHTMIQGWNKAVKYAFDWAREE is encoded by the coding sequence GTGCAAAAATATATAATGGCGTTAGATTCTGGAACCACAAGCAATAGAGCAATTTTATTTAATGAACAAGGTGAAATTTGTAGTATCGCACAAAAAGAATTTACACAGATATTTCCGAAACCCGGCTGGGTTGAACACAATGCCAACGAAATTTGGTCTACTCAACTTGGTGTTGCTGTCGAAGCGATGTCCAAAATTGGTGTACTTCCCACGCAGATTTCGGGAATCGGAATTACCAACCAACGCGAGACCGCTATAGTTTGGGATAAGGCAACTGGCGAGCCCATCTACAATGCGATAGTTTGGCAATGCCGCAGAACTTCTGAGTATTGCGATAGCCTCAAGGAGAAGGGGCTTGCGGAAACTTTTCAAAAGAAGACCGGGCTTATAATTGATGCCTATTTTTCTGCAACCAAAATCAAATGGATTTTAGACAACGTTGCAGGTGCGCGAGAAAAAGCCGAGAACAACGAGTTGCTATTCGGCACAGTTGAAACGTGGCTTATATGGAAGCTAACCCGAGGCGCTGTTCATGTTAGTGATTTTTCCAATGCGTCTCGCACGATGCTCTTTAATATTACAACGCTAGATTGGGATAATGAAATACTTGAAGAACTAGATATTCCTCGGTCGATGCTCCCTGAGGTTAAGCCGTCTAGCTGTATATATGGCGAATCGGATCATCAATTTTTTGGTGCAGCGATACCTATCGGCGGCGCTGCGGGCGATCAACAATCTGCATTATTTGGGCAAACTTGCTTTAACAAAGGAGATGCCAAGAATACATATGGCACAGGTTGCTTTATGTTGATGAACACCGGAAACACTCCAGTATTTTCCAAAAACGGCCTTCTCACTACCATTGCCTGGGGTTTAGACGGAAGCGTAACATATGCATTGGAGGGCTCCATTTTCGTTGCAGGAGCATCAATACAATGGTTGCGTGACGAGATGCGCCTGATTGATTCCGCGGCCGACTCTGAGTATATGGCAAACAAAGAAAAAGATACCAACGGTTGTTATGTGGTACCAGCTTTCACAGGATTGGGAGCTCCGCATTGGGATCAGTATGCCAGAGGCACCATCGTCGGAATCACTCGCGGTGTCAACAAGTATCATATCATTCGCGCAACGCTAGACTCAATTTGTTATCAGGTCAATGACGTTCTTGCTGCCATGAAGGTCGACTCCGGCATTGAGCTTGCCACGCTTAAAGTTGATGGCGGTGCTAGTGCAAACAACTACTTGATGCAATCTCAAGCAAACATCGTAAATGTAGAAGTAGAGCGACCAGTGTGTGTTGAAACCACCGCCATGGGAGCTGCCTATCTCGCTGGATTAGCAGTTGGATATTGGAAAGATAAGCACGACGTCTTGGCGAATTGGGCTGTTGATCGAAAATTTGCCCCCAACATTGCGACAGATGTGCGCCACACCATGATTCAGGGTTGGAACAAAGCTGTTAAATATGCTTTTGATTGGGCACGCGAAGAATAA
- a CDS encoding glycerol-3-phosphate responsive antiterminator, producing MNVIELLEEAPIIAAVKDWDGLEKAQTAPVNVVFVLFGDVCNIGKIIKRLKAAGKFVVVHLDLIEGLESKPISVQFLKETTQVNGIISTKISVITAAHKLGLTTVMRFFVLDSLSVENIKKQTKTRCIDFVEILPGIAPKIIKKLVKELSIPLITGGLISDKEDVITALQQGALALSTTNSDIWEL from the coding sequence ATGAATGTCATAGAATTACTGGAAGAGGCGCCAATTATAGCGGCAGTGAAAGATTGGGACGGCCTAGAAAAAGCGCAGACAGCACCGGTAAATGTAGTGTTTGTTTTGTTTGGTGATGTATGTAATATTGGAAAAATAATTAAAAGATTAAAAGCTGCGGGAAAATTTGTAGTGGTGCATTTGGATTTGATAGAGGGGCTTGAGAGTAAGCCGATCAGCGTACAGTTTTTAAAAGAGACCACACAAGTGAATGGAATAATTTCTACCAAGATTTCTGTGATCACTGCAGCACATAAGCTGGGGCTTACAACGGTGATGCGATTTTTTGTATTGGATTCGCTCTCTGTTGAGAACATTAAAAAGCAAACAAAAACTAGGTGTATAGATTTTGTGGAAATCTTGCCTGGAATTGCGCCAAAGATAATAAAGAAGCTAGTAAAAGAACTGTCTATTCCGCTTATAACAGGGGGATTGATTTCGGATAAAGAAGATGTGATAACTGCATTACAGCAAGGTGCGTTGGCATTGTCAACTACAAATTCGGATATTTGGGAGTTATAA
- a CDS encoding NAD(P)/FAD-dependent oxidoreductase, translating into MIDVAIIGAGISGASVARVLGQYNLNVVVLEKESDVSAGTTKANSGIVHAGYDPEPGTLMAKYNVWGNKLIEELAEKLEIPYKKVGSMVLGFNSADEAHLQKLYERGVANGVPDLEILTAVEALKKEPALSKNIVAALYAPSAGVVSPYEMAIAFMDNAVTNGVEVKLNHKVTGIVKQDDESFILDVIHNGETEKLHARYVINAAGLYADEIQNMLATATYTIKANKGEYFLLDKVSGELVNHVIFQCPTAVGKGILISPTAHGNLIVGPTAVDAAAKDDVATTLEGFDKVKVMAAISCPNIEYRNNIRNFAGNRALADVDDFIVGPIKESAHFINIAGMKSPGLSSAPAIAEDIVAMLTDLELTKKENFVDTRKVARFTESTKEEWQQKVDENPLYGRIICRCERITEGEIVDAIHSPVPATTVEAVKRRVRAGSGRCQGGFCAPKVVEIIARELGIAYEDVMLDKANSYILAAKTAKGSN; encoded by the coding sequence ATGATAGATGTTGCAATAATTGGTGCAGGCATAAGTGGCGCGAGTGTGGCAAGGGTGCTTGGGCAATATAATTTGAACGTTGTAGTATTGGAAAAGGAGAGCGACGTTTCTGCAGGCACAACTAAAGCAAATAGCGGAATTGTTCACGCAGGATATGACCCAGAGCCAGGAACGCTTATGGCAAAGTATAATGTGTGGGGCAATAAACTGATAGAAGAGCTTGCAGAGAAGCTGGAAATTCCGTATAAAAAAGTGGGGTCGATGGTATTGGGCTTCAACTCTGCGGACGAAGCGCATTTGCAAAAGTTATATGAGAGGGGAGTCGCAAACGGCGTACCAGATTTGGAGATTCTAACTGCTGTAGAAGCGTTAAAGAAAGAGCCTGCGTTGAGCAAAAATATAGTGGCGGCGCTATACGCTCCTTCTGCAGGAGTGGTGAGCCCCTATGAAATGGCAATTGCGTTTATGGATAACGCTGTAACAAATGGTGTTGAAGTTAAGCTAAATCACAAAGTAACGGGAATCGTAAAGCAAGACGATGAAAGCTTTATACTAGACGTAATACATAATGGAGAGACGGAAAAACTACATGCTCGATATGTAATTAACGCGGCTGGGTTATATGCAGATGAAATTCAAAATATGTTGGCAACGGCAACGTATACAATAAAGGCCAATAAGGGTGAATACTTTTTGTTAGACAAAGTGAGTGGCGAATTGGTAAATCATGTAATATTTCAATGTCCAACTGCAGTAGGAAAGGGCATATTGATTTCACCAACAGCGCATGGAAATCTAATAGTGGGGCCAACCGCTGTGGACGCAGCTGCAAAGGATGATGTTGCAACAACGCTAGAGGGCTTCGATAAAGTAAAGGTGATGGCGGCGATCTCATGTCCAAATATTGAATATAGAAATAACATTCGAAACTTTGCGGGAAACAGAGCGCTTGCCGATGTGGATGACTTCATCGTAGGACCGATAAAAGAGAGTGCGCATTTTATAAATATCGCAGGGATGAAATCTCCGGGGCTATCCTCTGCGCCAGCAATAGCAGAAGACATCGTGGCAATGTTAACTGATTTGGAGCTAACGAAGAAAGAGAATTTTGTAGACACTCGCAAAGTAGCCAGATTTACAGAGAGTACCAAAGAGGAATGGCAACAGAAGGTTGATGAAAATCCGCTATACGGCAGAATTATATGTAGATGCGAGAGAATTACAGAGGGTGAGATTGTTGATGCAATACATTCGCCAGTGCCGGCAACAACGGTAGAAGCGGTAAAGCGCAGAGTGAGAGCAGGGTCGGGTCGATGCCAAGGAGGGTTTTGCGCACCAAAAGTTGTGGAGATCATCGCAAGAGAGTTGGGAATCGCATATGAAGATGTGATGCTAGATAAAGCGAATTCGTATATATTGGCGGCAAAGACTGCTAAAGGAAGTAACTAA
- a CDS encoding NAD(P)/FAD-dependent oxidoreductase, which translates to MNYDLVVIGGGPAGLAAAYKACEKGVDSILIIERDKELGGILNQCIHNGFGLHYFKEQLTGPEYAGKFIEMIEEKNVEVLTDTMVLEVTADKRVYAMNSEKGSIEIQAKAVVLAMGCRERTRGAIAIPGERPSGVFTAGAAQRYVNMEGYLVGKKVLILGSGDIGLIMARRMTLEGAEVLAVVELMPYSNGLNRNIVQCLEDYNIPLYLSHTVTDIRGKERLEEVVVSKVDEKFRPIAGTEIKFECDTLLLSVGLIPENELTKDAGIMLDPRTNGAAVYEDMQTAIPGIFACGNVLHVHDLVDFVTKESMKAGESAAEYIATPYTHSENMIVVANGEGVGYTVPQKIDMDRMNKFVEVFFRVRQVYKDVWIEVKSGDKVVMSQKKKHLLPAEMEKIVIPKNLLGAANKGIVVNVKKGDC; encoded by the coding sequence ATGAATTATGACTTGGTTGTGATAGGTGGGGGACCAGCGGGATTGGCTGCAGCATACAAAGCATGCGAAAAGGGGGTCGATAGCATCCTAATAATAGAAAGAGATAAAGAGCTGGGAGGCATACTCAATCAGTGTATTCATAATGGCTTTGGGTTGCACTATTTTAAAGAGCAGCTGACGGGCCCCGAATATGCTGGAAAGTTTATAGAGATGATAGAAGAGAAAAACGTAGAGGTGTTAACAGATACAATGGTGTTGGAGGTAACGGCAGATAAGCGTGTCTATGCTATGAATTCAGAAAAAGGGAGCATCGAGATTCAGGCAAAAGCGGTGGTGTTGGCAATGGGATGCCGCGAGCGAACCAGAGGGGCCATTGCGATTCCGGGAGAGAGACCGTCGGGAGTTTTTACAGCAGGTGCGGCGCAAAGATATGTTAATATGGAAGGATATTTGGTGGGTAAAAAAGTTTTGATTTTGGGATCAGGAGATATAGGGCTAATAATGGCGAGAAGAATGACGCTAGAGGGGGCAGAAGTTTTGGCTGTGGTGGAGCTCATGCCATATTCAAACGGGTTAAATAGAAATATAGTTCAGTGCCTAGAAGACTATAATATTCCGCTCTATCTTTCGCATACCGTAACTGATATAAGAGGTAAGGAACGATTAGAAGAAGTGGTGGTTAGCAAAGTGGACGAAAAATTTAGACCGATAGCTGGCACAGAGATTAAATTTGAATGCGATACTTTGTTGCTATCTGTGGGGCTGATACCAGAAAATGAGCTCACAAAAGATGCGGGAATAATGTTGGATCCGCGAACAAATGGCGCAGCAGTCTACGAAGACATGCAAACAGCAATACCAGGAATATTTGCTTGTGGAAACGTTTTGCATGTGCATGACCTGGTGGATTTCGTTACGAAAGAAAGTATGAAAGCTGGAGAGAGCGCGGCCGAATATATAGCTACACCGTATACGCATTCGGAGAACATGATAGTCGTGGCAAATGGAGAAGGCGTTGGGTACACAGTGCCACAAAAAATCGATATGGACAGAATGAATAAATTTGTAGAAGTGTTTTTTAGGGTGCGCCAGGTGTATAAAGATGTTTGGATAGAAGTGAAAAGCGGAGACAAAGTGGTGATGTCGCAGAAGAAGAAGCACCTGCTGCCAGCAGAAATGGAAAAAATTGTAATCCCGAAAAATTTATTGGGGGCAGCCAATAAGGGAATTGTCGTAAATGTAAAGAAGGGGGACTGTTAA
- a CDS encoding DUF1667 domain-containing protein → MNKELTCIVCPKGCGLVVNADLAVVGNSCPKGVTYGVKEVTAPTRVVTSTVKIEGGVHNRLPVKTDGDIPKELINECMKAINEVTVKAPVKMYDVIIEDLLDTGVSVVATRAMQ, encoded by the coding sequence ATGAATAAAGAGTTGACATGTATTGTATGTCCAAAAGGATGCGGACTGGTTGTAAATGCGGACCTTGCAGTAGTAGGAAATAGCTGTCCGAAAGGAGTAACATATGGAGTCAAAGAGGTAACAGCACCAACAAGAGTGGTAACATCAACCGTCAAAATCGAGGGAGGAGTACACAACCGCCTCCCGGTTAAAACAGATGGAGACATACCGAAAGAGCTAATTAATGAATGCATGAAAGCAATCAACGAGGTTACAGTGAAGGCACCCGTGAAAATGTATGATGTAATAATTGAAGATTTGTTAGATACAGGCGTATCAGTGGTGGCAACTCGAGCAATGCAATAG
- a CDS encoding tetratricopeptide repeat protein, producing MAKLNTNSANAIFMAMEKFKILHKRLHYIKRLPIRDLPASSQYQLGFFYHQGQPVAQNFATAVNWYQKAATFELAAAQTALGFCYYHGEGVSQDFDIAAEWFTKSANQGHAIAQFYLGVIYAYGEGVSLDLSLAAKWFSASAAQGDAEAQYNLAICYATGQGVVQDFSTAVEWFKKAAALGNTLAEQQLELLHSNCSDQ from the coding sequence ATGGCAAAGCTCAATACGAACTCGGCAAATGCTATTTTTATGGCTATGGAAAAATTCAAGATTTTACACAAGCGGCTACACTATATCAAGCGGCTGCCAATCAGGGACTTGCCTGCCAGCTCGCAATATCAATTAGGCTTCTTTTATCATCAGGGACAGCCCGTCGCTCAAAATTTCGCCACCGCAGTAAATTGGTATCAAAAAGCTGCAACTTTCGAATTAGCTGCAGCGCAAACAGCCCTCGGTTTTTGCTATTATCACGGTGAGGGCGTATCTCAAGATTTTGATATTGCAGCAGAATGGTTTACAAAATCTGCCAATCAGGGACATGCAATCGCGCAGTTTTATCTCGGCGTTATTTATGCTTATGGCGAGGGTGTTTCTCTCGATCTTAGCTTAGCTGCCAAATGGTTTTCTGCATCCGCGGCTCAGGGAGATGCCGAAGCTCAATACAACTTAGCCATTTGCTATGCCACTGGGCAGGGTGTCGTTCAAGATTTTTCTACGGCCGTTGAGTGGTTCAAAAAAGCTGCTGCCCTAGGAAATACACTTGCTGAGCAACAGCTTGAATTGCTTCATTCTAATTGTTCCGATCAGTAA